In Hydra vulgaris chromosome 06, alternate assembly HydraT2T_AEP, a genomic segment contains:
- the LOC124814246 gene encoding uncharacterized protein LOC124814246 isoform X5, with protein MQHRIVSKILEVLNTNAPSGKVYTIKNIEVKSTIVIVTNIPSEVHAGYMDEFMAPFGRLLTKFQHVKVEKKNLRYGWIVYEDLRSAEKCINFINEKSRHGCFMKAMLLPEDFTSEACLFNLKTIQVEGFPKDFTKKKIRRFLRGISPDRRNVPLKFVMIKKIEVEPTYHRAPNMVFINFDTPRKAIEIFSLLDNCVFPYNQSELIKFKAYFALPYQFDFGNNKQNVGEKLEENLEERSKKSNHTKNNQFLQPFQPPILELQKINYIDQSFLYHQSFHTLPFMIRPELRPGLTYPLLRAFAPQNTFSNLNQNRLHENQLQKIQYQNFQQCPFIYPLSASPMYPISFKENVLNVVPDYLVQKKFMDLQTFHPLQHTSVFPTPETAYIQNKLFYIPQEKHNLQNKFSCPSTELDQEKQNDEQISQKFVQQNMEQQKENEFLIYQNVENSTSSDLQSCDKNLGSDNKTDVTDNKTRTNLFYQECHISSDENIAFSNQQKIYWENGKKSSKRWSKRKKVDKKQKDLNGSHLSPQSTIDVKMQPVKIQQNSMFKKIDKLGTEIKMNEKLKKFNDIKNYRNQSYPNSAVNIENSIFESDKIAENAAVAVRDPLIENDNIKKHNKLCEGNVVDNAIQTSINLKTNNLKQSHFNSGNADKEIYKYENKKCDQTIVSDTNSKRHQQCQPKENMLSSLLHMSILDSNFEEEISIHKSHPLDIKLDDNIKNSRLLSFMKGICYQRFCPNKMINRLF; from the exons ATGCAACACCGCATTGTGAGTAAAATATTAGAAGTATTAAATACGAATGCACCATCAGGTAAagtatatacaattaaaaatattgaagtgaAATCAACCATTGTTATTGTTACCAATATTCCTAGTGAAGTTCATGCTGGTTATATGGATGAGTTTATGGCTCCTTTTGGTAGACTCCTTACAAAA TTTCAACATGTTAAGgtagaaaagaaaaacttgaGGTACGGCTGGATTGTCTACGAAGACCTAAGAAGTGcagaaaaatgtataaattttataaacgaAAAAAGTCGTCATGGTTGTTTTATGAAAGCTATGCTTCTACCAGAAGATTTTACTTCAGAAGCatgcttatttaatttaaagacaaTACAAGTAGAAGGTTTTCCTAAAGAtttcacgaaaaaaaaaatacgaaggTTTCTTAGAGGTATTTCTCCTGATCGAAGGAACGTGCCATTGAAGTTTGTGATG attaaaaaaattgaagtagaACCAACTTATCATAGAGCGCCAAATATGGTATTTATCAACTTTGATACCCCGAGAAAAGCCATTGAGATCTTTTCTTTACTCGATAATTGTGTTTTTCCGTACAACCAATCAGagttaattaagtttaaagCGTATTTTGCTCTTCCCTATCAATTTGATTTTggaaataacaaacaaaacgTTGGAGAGAAACTTGAAGAGAACTTAGAAGAGAGATCGAAAAAATCCAACCATACTAAAAATAACCAATTTTTACAACCTTTTCAACCACCAATTTTAGAGTTACAGAAGATAAATTACATTGATCAATCGTTTCTTTATCATCAGTCATTTCATACATTACCGTTTATGATACGCCCTGAATTACGCCCTGGTTTAACATACCCACTTTTACGAGCATTTGCTccacaaaatactttttcaaatctGAATCAAAACCGTTTGCATgaaaatcaattgcaaaaaattcaatatcaaaactttcaacAATGTCCTTTTATTTACCCTTTGTCTGCAAGTCCAATGTATCCAATTAGCTTCAAAGAAAATGTGTTAAACGTGGTCCCCGATTATCTTGTTCAAAAGAAGTTTATGGACTTACAAACATTTCATCCTTTGCAACACACAAGTGTTTTTCCAACACCTGAAACAGCGTATATTCAGAACAAGTTGTTTTATATACCACAGGAGAAACATAATTTGCAAAACAAGTTTTCGTGTCCTTCAACTGAATTAGATCAAGAGAAACAAAATGATGAGCAAATCTCACAAAAATTTGTTCAACAAAATATGGAACAGCAGAAAGAAAATGAGTTCTTAATATACCAAAATGTAGAAAACTCAACCTCGTCTGATTTACAGAGTTGTGATAAAAATTTGGGTTCTGACAACAAAACTGATGTTACAGACAACAAAACAAGAACTAACTTGTTTTATCAAGAATGTCATATTAGTTCAGACGAAAACATAGCTTTCagtaatcaacaaaaaatttattgggaaaatggcaaaaaaagttctaaaagatGGAGCAAAAGAAAGAAggttgataaaaaacaaaaggacTTAAATGGCTCCCATTTAAGTCCTCAATCAACTATTGATGTGAAAATGCAACCtgtaaaaatacaacaaaattcaATGTTTAAGAAGATAGATAAGCTTGgaacagaaataaaaatgaatgaaaaactcaaaaagtttaatgatattaaaaattataggaATCAAAGTTATCCGAATTCCGCTGTTAACATTGAAAACAGTATTTTTGAAAGTGATAAAATTGCAGAAAATGCTGCTGTTGCTGTAAGAGATCCTTTAATAGAAAatgataacataaaaaaacataataaattgtGTGAAGGTAACGTTGTTGATAATGCAATACAAACTTCAATCAATCTCAAAACAAATAACTTGAAACAAAGTCATTTTAACAGTGGAAATGCTGACAAAGAAATATACAAATacgaaaacaaaaaatgtgACCAAACAATAGTTTCCGATACAAATTCAAAACGTCACCAGCAATGTCAACCTAAAGAAAATATGCTTTCATCACTGTTACATATGTCAATACTTGATTCTAATTTTGAAGAAGAGATAAGTATACACAAAAGTCATCCACTAGATATCAAACTAGATGACAACATAAAGAATAGTCGGTTATTATCCTTCATGAAAGGAATTTGTTATCAAAGATTCTGTccaaataaaatgattaacaGATTATTTTAA
- the LOC124814246 gene encoding uncharacterized protein LOC124814246 isoform X4: MANYFGRKVLRVHNIEKDLAEILQNEINHFLPLENVSTCNNEVDIYAPFQMQHRIVSKILEVLNTNAPSGKVYTIKNIEVKSTIVIVTNIPSEVHAGYMDEFMAPFGRLLTKFQHVKVEKKNLRYGWIVYEDLRSAEKCINFINEKSRHGCFMKAMLLPEDFTSEACLFNLKTIQVEGFPKDFTKKKIRRFLRGISPDRRNVPLKFVMIKKIEVEPTYHRAPNMVFINFDTPRKAIEIFSLLDNCVFPYNQSELIKFKAYFALPYQFDFGNNKQNVGEKLEENLEERSKKSNHTKNNQFLQPFQPPILELQKINYIDQSFLYHQSFHTLPFMIRPELRPGLTYPLLRAFAPQNTFSNLNQNRLHENQLQKIQYQNFQQCPFIYPLSASPMYPISFKENVLNVVPDYLVQKKFMDLQTFHPLQHTSVFPTPETAYIQNKLFYIPQEKHNLQNKFSCPSTELDQEKQNDEQISQKFVQQNMEQQKENEFLIYQNVENSTSSDLQSCDKNLGSDNKTDVTDNKTRTNLFYQECHISSDENIAFSNQQKIYWENGKKSSKRWSKRKKVDKKQKDLNGSHLSPQSTIDVKMQPVKIQQNSMFKKIDKLGTEIKMNEKLKKFNDIKNYRNQSYPNSAVNIENSIFESDKIAENAAVAVRDPLIENDNIKKHNKLCEGNVVDNAIQTSINLKTNNLKQSHFNSGNADKEIYKYENKKCDQTIVSDTNSKRHQQCQPKENMLSSLLHMSILDSNFEEEISIHKSHPLDIKLDDNIKNSRLLSFMKGICYQRFCPNKMINRLF; this comes from the exons attttgcaaaatgaaataaatcatTTCCTACCTCTCGAGAATGTTTCTACATGCAACAATGAAG TTGACATATACGCGCCTTTCCAAATGCAACACCGCATTGTGAGTAAAATATTAGAAGTATTAAATACGAATGCACCATCAGGTAAagtatatacaattaaaaatattgaagtgaAATCAACCATTGTTATTGTTACCAATATTCCTAGTGAAGTTCATGCTGGTTATATGGATGAGTTTATGGCTCCTTTTGGTAGACTCCTTACAAAA TTTCAACATGTTAAGgtagaaaagaaaaacttgaGGTACGGCTGGATTGTCTACGAAGACCTAAGAAGTGcagaaaaatgtataaattttataaacgaAAAAAGTCGTCATGGTTGTTTTATGAAAGCTATGCTTCTACCAGAAGATTTTACTTCAGAAGCatgcttatttaatttaaagacaaTACAAGTAGAAGGTTTTCCTAAAGAtttcacgaaaaaaaaaatacgaaggTTTCTTAGAGGTATTTCTCCTGATCGAAGGAACGTGCCATTGAAGTTTGTGATG attaaaaaaattgaagtagaACCAACTTATCATAGAGCGCCAAATATGGTATTTATCAACTTTGATACCCCGAGAAAAGCCATTGAGATCTTTTCTTTACTCGATAATTGTGTTTTTCCGTACAACCAATCAGagttaattaagtttaaagCGTATTTTGCTCTTCCCTATCAATTTGATTTTggaaataacaaacaaaacgTTGGAGAGAAACTTGAAGAGAACTTAGAAGAGAGATCGAAAAAATCCAACCATACTAAAAATAACCAATTTTTACAACCTTTTCAACCACCAATTTTAGAGTTACAGAAGATAAATTACATTGATCAATCGTTTCTTTATCATCAGTCATTTCATACATTACCGTTTATGATACGCCCTGAATTACGCCCTGGTTTAACATACCCACTTTTACGAGCATTTGCTccacaaaatactttttcaaatctGAATCAAAACCGTTTGCATgaaaatcaattgcaaaaaattcaatatcaaaactttcaacAATGTCCTTTTATTTACCCTTTGTCTGCAAGTCCAATGTATCCAATTAGCTTCAAAGAAAATGTGTTAAACGTGGTCCCCGATTATCTTGTTCAAAAGAAGTTTATGGACTTACAAACATTTCATCCTTTGCAACACACAAGTGTTTTTCCAACACCTGAAACAGCGTATATTCAGAACAAGTTGTTTTATATACCACAGGAGAAACATAATTTGCAAAACAAGTTTTCGTGTCCTTCAACTGAATTAGATCAAGAGAAACAAAATGATGAGCAAATCTCACAAAAATTTGTTCAACAAAATATGGAACAGCAGAAAGAAAATGAGTTCTTAATATACCAAAATGTAGAAAACTCAACCTCGTCTGATTTACAGAGTTGTGATAAAAATTTGGGTTCTGACAACAAAACTGATGTTACAGACAACAAAACAAGAACTAACTTGTTTTATCAAGAATGTCATATTAGTTCAGACGAAAACATAGCTTTCagtaatcaacaaaaaatttattgggaaaatggcaaaaaaagttctaaaagatGGAGCAAAAGAAAGAAggttgataaaaaacaaaaggacTTAAATGGCTCCCATTTAAGTCCTCAATCAACTATTGATGTGAAAATGCAACCtgtaaaaatacaacaaaattcaATGTTTAAGAAGATAGATAAGCTTGgaacagaaataaaaatgaatgaaaaactcaaaaagtttaatgatattaaaaattataggaATCAAAGTTATCCGAATTCCGCTGTTAACATTGAAAACAGTATTTTTGAAAGTGATAAAATTGCAGAAAATGCTGCTGTTGCTGTAAGAGATCCTTTAATAGAAAatgataacataaaaaaacataataaattgtGTGAAGGTAACGTTGTTGATAATGCAATACAAACTTCAATCAATCTCAAAACAAATAACTTGAAACAAAGTCATTTTAACAGTGGAAATGCTGACAAAGAAATATACAAATacgaaaacaaaaaatgtgACCAAACAATAGTTTCCGATACAAATTCAAAACGTCACCAGCAATGTCAACCTAAAGAAAATATGCTTTCATCACTGTTACATATGTCAATACTTGATTCTAATTTTGAAGAAGAGATAAGTATACACAAAAGTCATCCACTAGATATCAAACTAGATGACAACATAAAGAATAGTCGGTTATTATCCTTCATGAAAGGAATTTGTTATCAAAGATTCTGTccaaataaaatgattaacaGATTATTTTAA